Proteins encoded in a region of the Ziziphus jujuba cultivar Dongzao chromosome 3, ASM3175591v1 genome:
- the LOC107423103 gene encoding DExH-box ATP-dependent RNA helicase DExH16, mitochondrial — MASLLIRRKVSSLGVFHTLNGLEGNMKPFDLRCEMKLGPLFGVSNKIRQYSNSSATTKFDFTDLTSPHTWYPKARRKRRKVILHMGPTNSGKTYNALKRLESSPSGIYCGPLRLLAWEVSKRLNKAKVPCDLITGQEREEVDGAKHKSVTVEMADVTSDYGCAVIDEIQMLGCKTRGFSFTRALLGIAADELHLCGDAAAVPLIQEILKVTGDHVEFQCYERLSPLVPLKVPLGPFKNIRTGDCIVTFSRREIYKLKRDIENGGKHLCSVVYGSLPPETRTRQATMFNDASSEFDVLVASDAIGMGLNLNISRIIFSTMTKFDGTEMRELTIPEVKQIAGRAGRYGSKFPVGEVTCMDAEDLPLLQSSLNCPSPTLESAGLFPTFDLMFMYSRLHPKSGIYQILEHFVENAKLSANYFIANCEEMMKVAAVLDELPLGLHDKYLFCISPVDMNDEISSQGLTQFAENYARKGIVRLREIFTPGTLKVPKSPAALKELESIHKVLDLYVWLSFRLEESFPDRKLASSQKAICSLLIEEFLERLGWQNPRPNKLRLQSGSRSLLSQNMRQYL; from the exons ATGGCATCGTTGTTAATACGCCGAAAAGTTTCATCTTTGGGCGTTTTTCACACTCTCAATG GTTTAGAAGGAAATATGAAGCCCTTTGATTTGCGTTGTGAAATGAAGCTTGGACCTTTATTTGGTGTTTCTAATAAAATAAGGCAATATAGCAACTCCAGTGCTACCACAAAGTTTGATTTTACAGACCTGAC TTCTCCTCATACTTGGTATCCAAAAGCTCGAAGGAAGCGTCGCAAAGTTATCCTGCACATGGGTCCCACAAATAGTGGCAAAACATACAATGCTTTGAAACGCCTTGAGTCAAGTCCTTCTG GAATATATTGTGGTCCTTTGAGATTGTTGGCCTGGGAGGTGTCAAAACGATTAAACAAAGCAAAAGTTCCCTGTGATCTGATCACAGGACAGGAGAGAGAGGAGGTTGATGGTGCCAAACACAAGTCTGTGACAGTTGAGATGGCTGATGTAACCTCGGATTATGGCTGTGCTGTTATTGATGAAATTCAG ATGTTGGGTTGTAAGACAAGGGGTTTTTCTTTTACACGTGCTCTATTGGGAATAGCTGCTGATGAGCTTCATCTTTGTGGAGATGCGGCTGCTGTTCCTCTGATTCAGGAAATATTGAAAGTGACTGGTGATCATGTTGAG tTTCAGTGCTATGAGAGACTTTCACCTCTGGTTCCATTGAAGGTTCCTCTTGgtccatttaaaaatattagaactGGTGATTGCATTGTAACCTTTTCACGTCGTGAAATATACAAACTAAAG AGAGATATTGAAAACGGGGGAAAACACCTTTGTTCTGTAGTTTATGGTTCACTACCACCAGAGACTCGGACAAGACAG GCAACAATGTTCAATGATGCAAGCAGCGAGTTTGATGTTCTTGTGGCTAGCGATGCCATTGGGATGGGTCTTAATCTGAACATTTCAAGGATTATATTTTCAACAATGACCAAATTTGATGGTACTGAGATGCGGGAGCTCACTATACCAGAGGTCAAGCAAATTGCAG GGCGAGCTGGCAGGTATGGATCAAAGTTTCCTGTTGGTGAAGTTACTTGTATGGATGCAGAGGATCTACCCTTGCTTCAGTCATCACTGAATTGCCCATCTCCGACCTTAGAG AGTGCTGGATTATTTCCTACCTTTGACCTCATGTTTATGTATTCACGATTACACCCAAAAAGTGGCATCTATCAGATACTG GAGCATTTTGTAGAAAATGCCAAATTATctgcaaattattttattgctaATTGTGAAGAAATGATG AAAGTTGCTGCTGTTCTTGATGAGTTGCCTCTTGGGCTGCATGACAAGTACCTTTTTTGTATTAG CCCTGTTGACATGAATGATGAGATTTCATCTCAAGGTCTTACACAG TTTGCTGAAAACTATGCAAGAAAGGGCATTGTTCGGCTGCGAGAAATATTTACACCTGGGACACTAAAGGTGCCAAAATCACCAGCTGCACTCAAGGAGCTTGAATCCATCCACAAG GTCTTGGATCTCTATGTTTGGTTGAGTTTCCGGTTGGAGGAGTCTTTCCCAGACCGCAAGCTAGCTTCTTCACAGAAGGCAATCTGCAGCTT GCTGATTGAGGAGTTCCTGGAAAGATTAGGTTGGCAGAATCCTAGACCCAACAAGTTAAGATTGCAATCTGGTTCAAGATCCCTATTATCCCAAAATATGAGACAatatttgtga
- the LOC107423115 gene encoding type IV inositol polyphosphate 5-phosphatase 7 — translation MRDGNSKKSKLSWSKKMVRKWFNIKSKTEDFQADDVYEGGDVEYRTSFSEREPCTIKKSKTEKSSKNNEQNRRGRMNLEHPRIIDVQNYSIFVATWNVAGRSPPSNLNLDEWLHASPPADIYVLGFQEIVPLNAGNVLGAEDNGPAKKWLSLIRKTLNNLPGTSGCSGCYTPSPIPEPIVELDADFEGSARQKNSSFFHRRSFQATRSWRMDNDPSIPQPRLDRRFSVCDRVIFGHRPSDFGHRPSDYSHRPSDYSHRPSDYGHRPSDYDPNYRWGQRPSDYSRPSDYSRWGSSDDDNGPGDSPSTVLFSPMSYTYGASASNDDGYRIQGHSRYCLVASKQMVGIFLTIWVRSELRDHVRNMKVSCVGRGLMGYLGNKGSISVSMSLHQTSFCFVCSHLTSGQKEGDELRRNADVMEILRKTRFPKVQSAGDENSPETILEHDRVIWLGDLNYRIALSYRSAKALVEMQNWRALLENDQLRIEQRRGRVFIGWNEGKIYFPPTYKYSTNSDRYAGDDMHPKEKRRTPAWCDRILWYGEGLHQLSYVRGESRFSDHRPVYGIFWAEVESSHNRLKKSTSYSSSRIEVEELLPYSHGYTELSFF, via the exons ATGAGAGATGGGAATTCCAAGAAAAGCAAG CTCTCATGGTCAAAGAAAATGGTCAGAAAGTGGTTCAACATCAAGAGTAAGACTGAAGACTTTCAGGCTGATGATGTTTATGAAG GTGGTGATGTTGAATACAGGACTAGCTTCTCAGAGAGGGAACCTTGCACAATCAAAAAGAGCAAAACAG AGAAATCTAGCAAGAACAACGAGCAGAATCGGCGTGGGAGAATGAATCTTGAACATCCTCGAATCATAGATGTGCAGAACTATAG CATTTTTGTTGCTACATGGAATGTGGCTGGAAGATCACCACCAAGCAACTTAAATCTAGATGAATGGCTTCATGCCTCACCTCCTGCAGACATTTATGTTCTTGG GTTTCAGGAGATTGTTCCACTAAATGCTGGTAATGTTCTGGGCGCTGAAGACAATGGCCCTGCTAAGAAATGGTTATCTCTCATTCGGAAGACTCTGAACAATCTTCCTGGGACCAGTGGGTGCAGTGGATGCTATACACCATCTCCGATCCCAGAACCAATTGTAGAATTAGATGCAGATTTTGAGGGATCAGCTAGACAGAAGAATTCGTCTTTCTTTCACCGCCGGTCATTCCAGGCAACGCGCAGCTGGAGAATGGACAATGACCCTTCAATCCCACAGCCACGACTTGATCGGCGGTTCAGTGTATGCGATAGAGTAATCTTTGGTCACAGGCCAAGTGATTTTGGTCACAGGCCAAGTGACTATAGTCATAGGCCAAGCGACTATAGTCACAGACCTAGCGACTATGGTCATAGGCCTAGTGACTATGATCCCAATTACCGGTGGGGTCAGAGACCAAGTGATTATTCCAGGCCAAGTGACTACTCCAGATGGGGTTCATCTGATGATGATAATGGTCCTGGTGATTCACCAAGTACTGTTTTATTCTCTCCAATGTCCTATACTTATGGTGCATCTGCATCCAATGATGATGGATATAGAATACAAGGGCATTCAAGATACTGCTTAGTTGCAAGTAAGCAAATGGTTGGCATATTTCTTACCATATGGGTCAGGAGCGAATTGAGAGATCATGTTCGAAACATGAAAGTATCATGTGTTGGAAGAGGGTTGATGGGTTACCTTGGAAATAAG GGATCTATTTCAGTCAGCATGTCTTTGCACCAAACAAGCTTCTGCTTTGTTTGCAGTCATTTAACCTCAGGACAAAAGGAGGGTGATGAGCTAAGAAGGAATGCTGATGTCATGGAGATTCTCAGGAAAACAAGATTTCCAAAGGTTCAGAGTGCGGGGGATGAGAACTCCCCAGAAACTATCCTTGAGCATGA TCGAGTTATTTGGCTTGGGGATTTGAATTATCGAATTGCACTATCTTACCGCTCAGCTAAGGCACTAGTTGAGATGCAAAACTGGAGAGCATTATTAGAGAATGACCAG TTACGGATAGAGCAAAGACGAGGACGTGTTTTTATCGGATGGAATGAGGGGAAGATTTATTTCCCACCAACATACAAGTATTCAACTAATTCGGACAGATATGCAGGGGATGATATGCACCCTAAAGAGAAACGTCGAACACCTGCTTG GTGTGACCGAATATTGTGGTACGGTGAAGGGCTCCATCAACTATCTTATGTGCGAGGGGAATCTAGATTTTCAGATCACAGACCAGTCTATGGCATATTTTGGGCAGAGGTTGAGTCTAGCCATAACCGGTTGAAGAAAAGCACGAGTTATTCAAGTTCAAGGATTGAGGTGGAGGAGCTTCTGCCCTATTCACATGGATATACTGAACTAAGCTTTTTCTAA